Genomic window (Sebastes umbrosus isolate fSebUmb1 chromosome 21, fSebUmb1.pri, whole genome shotgun sequence):
atgttttgtatgcaTCGTCAGACCAGTTTAATCAGTAAATTGGATTTTGagtcctctgctccttcctgcaagatgtttttatttaggcctcgatagatagatagataaatagatacatacatacatacatacatagatatataaatagatagatagatagatagatagatagatagataaatagatagataattaCAAGTGTGCAAATTGCAGTAGGGAGTGCAAAATGACTgtaattaaaagttaaaaagatGTATTGCACTGTGccaggagaagaaggagaagaagaagaaaaagtaatTGTAAGACCAGTTATTGAGTCCAGTCAGACCTCAGCGTCCTCCCAGTCCACTGATGTCCACACATTTGTGACAGATGTGCATTCATGACGTCTACGTTCAGAGTGTCTGCGATGATTTTGAGTCATTTaaaaaaggtctaaaagatGAGAAATGACATTATAACAGAACCTTTTAAAAGATGAATCCACTCGGAGGAGGATTTAAGGCCCATACATCTGTTTTGACATCTGGTTTCAGTTCAAGAGTTGTACTGGTGCTTATTTTTAGTTTGAAACAATCATATAGGCTGCTTATATGCTGCTTTCAGTTCTATCTGTTGGTTTGAGACACCAAACTGAAGCCTGTTTACACGTGAAGTATGttgatgaaaatgtaaaatagacATAGAAAGTATAAAATAGGATGCAGCTCTGAATCTTCCTCTTTCATTTAGTTGATGTACAGCAGAGAgaagaacatactgtacatccagaCTTTGTTAGATGTGCAGTTGGTTAACAGATGACGGAGTAAGAGAAGAGTTGCACGCCTTCTGGAGTTCATGAAGTTTGATAAGACTCCAGTTTCTCAGTCTGACCTCTCTCCCTGCTGTCTTAACCGtctccgtctgtccgtcctcaGGTCTGTTGATCTACGGTTGCTACGGCGTGTGGCACAGCACGCTGGAGCTGAACGCCCGGGAGCAGCAGGCGCACGCCAGCTCCTACCAGCGCTACGACGACCACCTCGACGACGACGCCTTCTCCCCCGACGCCGACCATCACCCCGAGGAGCAGGACGAGAGACCCTACCAAGGCTGGTCGGCCCCGGAGGAGAGGGGCTACCACTACCAGCCGCAGGAGAACCAGAACGAAGAtggagagcagcagcatcagGACCAGTATGAGCATAATGGTGACCAGTCTGGATACCAGTCTGGACCAGGAGGCCAGTCTGCGAGCAGAGGCAAAGGAAGGACCAATCATGGCTATGAtggaggggaagaggaggacTGAACAGAGGACGTTTCCTCTGAAACTTTAAAACTTTGAGAAATCAAATAATCTCCtcaagattttattttattattcatcagTGAACGCCTCCCTTCTTCTGCTCAGTGTGGAAACCTAGTCTGGATCTCAGAGGAGGAGGTAGGAGAGAGGATACGACGGACGCCTCCCATCACAGCCTCAGTCGGCACGTTGCAATACCAAACTTCCCTCCGTAAAAGAGAAGATTTAGTGCTTCTCCTCTCACTAGAAATGTTTTAAACGCCACACTTTGAATCAACGGCTGCACATACAACGTTGGGACAGTTAGGTTGTGTTCAGGCCTCCACCAACGCAGCCCCTTGCTTTGTTTAACCTGAATGTCCTCTTATAGATGGAGTATGAGGCGATGATCACCTGAGCTTAAATGCATAAAAGCTCTCCCCTCATACCTACTTTGTACAAGCCTAAGTatgcactcactcactcactcatcttcaaccgcttatccggggtcgggtcgcgggggcaacagctccagcaggggaccccaaacttccctttccttggccacattaaccagctctgactgggggatcccgaggcgatttattatttatttttttatttaatatttattatttcccGTTCAAGCCGTCTCTGCACGTCTTTACGTGCGTCTTTCTGAAACCCtgaaatttacttttttgtgtttgttcttcTTGTTTGAGTGAATGAAGTTTACAGTGAAAGAGTGTTTGCTCTATTTAGTGTTAACGTGTGTAAATGAGGACGGCCGTTGCAGGAATAAATGTCTCATTTTGAGTGAAAAAAGACTCTTTAATTACTTAAAAACTTTTATTATTTGTAGCCGCAGACAAAAATCCTACAATACAGGCACACAGCTGATACATATTGATTATACGGAGAATATGAAGAGTATAAAAGTGTTATTAGTACATAAAACAATCTATCTGTGTGGGattaaatgaatttaaattctctaaaaaaaatgtgttcatgCTATTTAAAGTTTGATAATCAATCGTTCTAAAATTACAAAAGCTCATCGACACATAGAAGCAACAGTTTGCTATTTCTAAACAAtgtaaaactgtaaaagttgcataaagaagagaagaaggagaaattTCTGTGGCTGTGATTGGCTCCTGGCTGCCCCCATATGCTCATATATACTTGGTTATGATAGTCTCTACAACGAGGGGTCAGAGAACCACAGCCTCACACTCGTGCACTCTTGGCGTGGTTGGCGGGGGGGTCCAGTGGCGCGGCCGTGCCGCCCTGCCTGGAGTAGTAGAAGCTGTTGTCCCTGGTCGGGGTCCCGGGGTCGGCGCCGTAGCAGAACAAGATGAGGACGCCGCCCAGGAGACAGAGAGCGGAGCCGACCCAGCCGGCGTACAGAGAGAAGCCGAACGACATCAGACCCTCCTCCTTGTGTGTGCCGATGGGGAACCAGACCGTCGAGATGATGCCACACAAAGCTGGAAGAGACGTTATATTCATTTATAAAGACAGAAGTTTAAACATGAAGTTATATTTGGTTTCTGTGTCCATCTGGCTGTCCGTCCCTGAGGCTGTTTCAGTAACTATCCGTCTCTTCTCACAGGAAGGAGGCCAGTTTGGCAGATGAACCCAGTCAGGATGAGACCTGCAGACCCTGACCCTCCTCccacccttcctccctcctgcaACAGCTGGGAAAGACCCGAGTACGGAGCACTGTAGGCCTACTGTCCTCTGAAACTAAACTAATGTCctctaaaactaaactaatgtcctctaaaactaaactactgtcctctaaaactaaactaatgtcctctaaaactaaactaatgtCCTCTGAAACTAAACTACTGTCCTCTAAAACCCAAACTAACGTCTCCATAAAACCAGAACTAACGTCtccataaaaccaaaaccaatTTCTCCTTAAAACCAGAACCAATTTCTCCTTAAATCCAGAACCAATGTATCTTTAAAACCACTATGAGTATAGTACTGTAGATTATTTAATTGGCATACTTTAAGGTAATAaccccttatttaaaaaaaatatatatttaatttaatgtagGCCTGTAACATGCAggcatgcatgtatgtatgtcttCACCCATGAGGATGAAGAGGACGCCTCCCACTCGGGCGCGGCGCAGCTTGATGGCGAAGCTGTCGTTCTGCAGCCTGATGCACGGCATCCCCATCAGCACCAGCAGCATCGCGGGGAGACCCAGCAGACATGCACAGATCATCAGGGCACGGGACGTCTGGATgtaggctgagagagagagagagagagagagagagagagagagagagagagagagagagtagagagagagagagagtagagagagagagggatacacTTTGGGTTCTTTTACGCACAAACAATACTGCCATTACGCatgttatataataatactaGGAATGCTGATTCAGCATTCCCAGTATTGTTCTTCTAAGGTTTATTCAACTTCAATCATTTCTTCCGTACGTTTTTTGCAGTTTAACTAGTCCTGCATtctttcagctacagaaaccgttcggctatcaaaatattcagctctttaaggacattagtgctatgacttttcttgtttcaactatttata
Coding sequences:
- the cldn11b gene encoding claudin-11b — its product is MALMCRQITGSMASCAGWVGVIVATATNDWVRTCDYSVATCVRMEELESRGLWAECVISPALYHCQTLSQILTLPAYIQTSRALMICACLLGLPAMLLVLMGMPCIRLQNDSFAIKLRRARVGGVLFILMALCGIISTVWFPIGTHKEEGLMSFGFSLYAGWVGSALCLLGGVLILFCYGADPGTPTRDNSFYYSRQGGTAAPLDPPANHAKSARV